A window of the Limanda limanda chromosome 8, fLimLim1.1, whole genome shotgun sequence genome harbors these coding sequences:
- the rep15 gene encoding rab15 effector protein, whose product MAVPPPCRPTVDHHHVYQGNRPGISSSIMGKSFSKPPSNPFKESNFFKFNHTTYTQPPPEESPAPRPSIFATLRKPPVVKPTDFIPLFNDCISAAASRTQEYLLFQDPEVKFHPSPEVLTQVFLMTYITQSLGLNMTDTFNCTAMTPEQRILLGADWVWALLQKPTKNPRIQIAVQILHLPEREEAEENWGPPEGFSESIQMAQKATGNKTMCERLVDFCASVGKDCYALFLFFGRKNDKGNIYGVLSNNFQAAIGKCDKIDRPLIENFFKGSRYLHTPSGMMQAIVTKKEGDPLTLMMKFT is encoded by the exons AtggctgtcccccccccctgccgaCCCACTGTCGACCATCACCACG TGTATCAGGGAAACCGCCCTGGGATCTCCAGCTCCATCATGGGGAAATCCTTCAGCAAACCCCCGTCTAACCCCTTCAAGGAATCCAACTTCTTCAAATTCAATCACACGACCTAcacccaacccccccccgaGGAGAGCCCGGCCCCCCGACCCAGCATCTTCGCCACGCTGAGGAAGCCCCCCGTGGTCAAGCCCACTGACTTCATTCCTCTGTTCAACGACTGCATCTCGGCCGCGGCCTCCAGGACTCAGGAGTACCTCCTCTTCCAAGACCCCGAGGTCAAGTTCCACCCGAGCCCCGAGGTGCTGACCCAG GTCTTCCTGATGACCTACATCACCCAGAGTCTCGGCCTCAACATGACAGACACCTTCAACTGCACCGCCATGACCCCCGAGCAGCGCATCCTCCTGGGGGCCGACTGGGTCTGGGCCTTGCTGCAGAAGCCCACCAAGAACCCTCGGATCCAGATCGCCGTGCAGATCCTGCACCTGCCGGAGAgggaggaggccgaggagaACTGGGGCCCCCCCGAGGGCTTCAGCGAGTCCATCCAAATGGCCCAGAAGGCCACGGGCAACAAGACCATGTGCGAGAGGTTAGTGGACTTCTGCGCCTCGGTCGGCAAGGACTGCTACGCCCTCTTCTTGTTCTTCGGGAGGAAAAACGACAAGGGCAACATCTACGGCGTCCTCAGCAACAACTTCCAGGCGGCCATCGGGAAGTGCGACAAGATCGACCGGCCGTTGATCGAGAACTTCTTCAAAGGTTCCCGGTATCTCCACACTCCTTCAGGCATGATGCAGGCGATCGTCACCAAGAAGGAGGGAGATCCTCTCACTCTCATGATGAAGTTCACCTGA